From one Culex quinquefasciatus strain JHB chromosome 3, VPISU_Cqui_1.0_pri_paternal, whole genome shotgun sequence genomic stretch:
- the LOC6039525 gene encoding V-type proton ATPase subunit E, producing MALSDADVQKQIKHMMAFIEQEANEKAEEIDAKAEEEFNIEKGRLVQQQRLKIMEYYEKKEKQVELQKKIQSSNMLNQARLKVLKVREDHVASVLEECRRRLGEVTRDPSRYSEVLLALITQGLLQLIEPNVVVRGRQADAQLIQNVLPAAVQNYKESSGKDVVVTLDTDHYLPEGCTGGVDMITQSGRIKISNTLESRLELIAMQLIPAIRNALFGRNINRKFTD from the exons ATCAAGCACATGATGGCCTTCATCGAGCAGGAGGCCAACGAGAAGGCGGAGGAGATCGACGCCAAGGCCGAGGAGGAGTTCAACATCGAGAAGGGCCGCCTGGTGCAGCAGCAGCGCCTCAAGATCATGGAGTACTACGAGAAGAAGGAGAAGCAGGTCGAGCTGCAGAAGAAGATCCAGTCCTCGAACATGCTGAACCAGGCCCGTTTGAAG GTGCTGAAGGTGCGCGAAGATCACGTCGCCAGCGTGCTGGAGGAGTGCAGACGTCGGCTGGGCGAGGTCACCCGCGATCCGTCCCGCTACAGCGAGGTCCTGCTGGCGCTCATCACCCAGGGCTTGCTGCAG CTCATCGAGCCCAACGTGGTGGTGCGCGGTCGCCAGGCCGATGCCCAGCTCATCCAGAACGTGCTGCCGGCCGCCGTCCAGAACTACAAGGAGTCGTCCGGCAAGGACGTCGTCGTCACGCTGGACACGGACCACTATCTGCCCGAGGGTTGCACCGGCGGAGTCGACATGATCACGCAGTCCGGACGAATTAAG ATCTCCAACACCCTGGAGTCCCGACTGGAGCTGATCGCGATGCAGCTGATCCCCGCGATCCGTAACGCCCTGTTCGGTCGCAACATCAACCGCAAGTTCACCGACTAA